A single region of the Lysinibacillus sp. B2A1 genome encodes:
- a CDS encoding MarR family transcriptional regulator, which produces MENNLKTLDYTQICVCANLRKKTRVVTQLYDKLLQPTGLKVTQYSMLANIAHQQTVSISRLGEILQLDQTTVTRNINILKQSGYVELTRNPQDARTKIISLTDKGIEKLNEATPIWQTIQERIIADIGIDQYANFYDTLRTIQKIIRSYDEA; this is translated from the coding sequence ATGGAGAATAATCTGAAGACTCTAGATTATACGCAGATATGTGTTTGCGCAAACCTTAGAAAAAAAACAAGAGTTGTGACGCAATTGTATGACAAGTTGCTTCAGCCGACAGGTCTAAAGGTCACTCAATATTCAATGCTTGCCAATATTGCTCATCAACAAACCGTTTCGATAAGCCGATTAGGTGAAATTTTGCAACTTGACCAAACCACCGTTACGCGAAATATAAATATATTAAAGCAAAGCGGCTATGTTGAATTAACAAGAAATCCACAAGATGCACGCACGAAAATCATCTCTTTAACAGATAAGGGAATAGAAAAACTAAACGAAGCTACCCCTATTTGGCAGACTATTCAAGAAAGAATTATTGCTGATATCGGCATTGATCAATATGCAAATTTCTATGACACACTAAGAACCATCCAAAAAATCATCCGCTCTTACGATGAAGCATAA
- a CDS encoding adenine phosphoribosyltransferase, giving the protein MDLKQYVTTVENWPKEGISFKDITTIMDNGPAYKYATDQIVTYAKELGAEIIVGPEARGFIIGCPVAYALEIGFAPVRKPGKLPREVVSADYGLEYGKDTLTMHKDAIKPGQKVLICDDLLATGGTVEATVRLVEQLGGEVIGCAFLIELTELNGRAKLGDLNVKTLIEY; this is encoded by the coding sequence ATGGATTTAAAGCAATATGTAACAACGGTTGAGAACTGGCCAAAAGAGGGCATTAGCTTCAAAGATATCACAACAATTATGGATAATGGACCTGCATATAAATATGCAACTGATCAAATCGTCACTTATGCCAAAGAGTTAGGTGCAGAAATTATAGTAGGTCCAGAGGCTCGCGGCTTTATTATTGGGTGTCCAGTTGCTTACGCGCTTGAAATTGGCTTTGCCCCTGTTCGTAAACCAGGGAAATTACCGCGTGAAGTGGTAAGTGCTGATTATGGTCTTGAATACGGAAAAGATACATTAACTATGCATAAAGATGCAATTAAGCCAGGCCAAAAGGTGTTAATTTGTGATGATCTACTTGCAACAGGCGGTACAGTTGAAGCAACGGTTCGTTTAGTGGAGCAATTAGGTGGCGAGGTTATTGGCTGTGCCTTTCTAATTGAATTAACAGAGCTAAATGGTCGTGCAAAACTTGGCGATTTAAACGTGAAAACACTTATTGAATATTAA
- a CDS encoding single-stranded DNA-binding protein, with product MILSKKRWQVERPDAKLVQTLQNDLQLSAIAAKILAARGCATTADAESLLNMTEANIHDPFLMHNMAEAVARIEQALENGEKILVYGDYDAGATRF from the coding sequence ATGATACTATCGAAAAAAAGATGGCAGGTGGAACGACCAGATGCCAAACTTGTACAAACATTACAAAATGACTTACAGCTGTCTGCAATTGCAGCGAAGATTTTAGCGGCACGAGGCTGCGCAACAACCGCTGATGCAGAGAGTTTATTAAATATGACAGAAGCAAATATTCATGATCCATTTTTAATGCATAACATGGCAGAAGCTGTAGCACGTATTGAGCAAGCACTTGAGAATGGGGAAAAAATATTAGTTTATGGAGATTATGATGCCGGTGCGACACGTTTCTAA
- a CDS encoding IS3 family transposase, with protein sequence MCRVLKVSTSGYYKWLAKQAAPITEKEEYKMKVTQKIKQSFHESYGTYGSPRVHKDLLEWGYPLSQKTVANIMRGLELCATQPRSYVTTTDSNHDALVYPNILKRMFYVEEPDQVWVADITYIRTLEGWVYLASIMDLYSRKIVAWEMADHMKVDLVLIALKKAFFIRRPKKGLIHHSDRGAQYCSTEYIELLKKHGCQISMSKKGDPYDNACIESFHATIKKEMIYRQKFQTKKAAFKAINGYISNFYNEHRRHSTLGYRSPNQFERLTFQKHAS encoded by the coding sequence ATGTGCCGCGTTTTAAAAGTGTCGACGAGTGGCTATTATAAATGGCTGGCAAAACAGGCAGCACCGATAACAGAAAAAGAAGAATATAAAATGAAAGTTACACAAAAAATTAAACAATCGTTTCATGAAAGCTATGGTACGTATGGCAGCCCGCGAGTACATAAAGATCTGTTGGAATGGGGTTATCCTCTTTCACAAAAAACAGTGGCAAACATCATGCGAGGACTGGAACTGTGCGCAACACAGCCGAGAAGCTATGTGACGACAACAGATTCAAATCATGACGCACTGGTGTATCCGAATATACTGAAACGCATGTTTTATGTGGAAGAACCAGATCAAGTATGGGTCGCTGATATTACCTATATCCGAACGCTGGAGGGATGGGTGTATTTAGCGAGTATTATGGATCTGTATTCTCGTAAAATTGTAGCGTGGGAAATGGCCGATCATATGAAAGTAGATTTAGTGTTAATAGCTTTGAAAAAAGCGTTCTTCATACGCCGACCCAAAAAAGGACTCATTCATCATTCAGACCGTGGGGCGCAATACTGTTCAACGGAATATATCGAACTTTTAAAAAAGCATGGTTGCCAAATTAGTATGAGTAAAAAAGGTGATCCGTATGACAATGCCTGCATTGAATCGTTTCATGCGACCATAAAAAAAGAAATGATTTATCGCCAAAAATTCCAAACAAAGAAAGCAGCCTTCAAAGCGATAAATGGTTATATTTCTAATTTTTATAATGAACATAGAAGACATTCGACCCTTGGCTATCGTTCACCGAACCAATTTGAACGCTTAACGTTTCAGAAACACGCAAGTTAA
- a CDS encoding tryptophan synthase subunit alpha, with amino-acid sequence MTTLQQAIEQTKIAGHKAFVPYIMAGDGGLETLRPTILKLQQLEVTAIEVGIPFTDPVADGPTIERAGERALAAGVTLRKVLEELASFREEIHVPLVVMTYFNPILAYGLEEFAKACVAGGVKGLIVPDVPLEESAILQKALNPHSIDIIQLVSLTSPPERIMRIAAASQGFVYAVTVNGITGARSSFADDLGGHFARLREASEIPVLAGFGISTPEQVVSMGALGDGVIVGSAIVTALHENNWHKIESLVLASKGVLEKSTL; translated from the coding sequence ATGACAACATTACAGCAGGCAATTGAACAAACAAAAATTGCTGGTCATAAAGCATTTGTGCCATATATTATGGCAGGAGATGGTGGGTTAGAAACGTTAAGACCCACAATTCTAAAGCTACAGCAATTGGAAGTTACGGCTATTGAGGTTGGTATTCCATTTACAGACCCTGTTGCAGATGGTCCAACAATAGAACGAGCAGGTGAACGAGCATTAGCGGCAGGTGTGACATTACGGAAGGTGCTAGAAGAGCTGGCCTCCTTTAGAGAAGAGATTCATGTACCATTAGTGGTTATGACTTATTTTAACCCTATTTTAGCTTACGGCTTAGAGGAATTTGCAAAAGCTTGTGTGGCGGGGGGAGTAAAGGGATTAATCGTTCCTGATGTTCCACTTGAGGAAAGTGCTATTTTACAAAAGGCATTAAATCCTCATAGTATTGACATAATCCAGCTTGTCTCGTTAACAAGCCCACCTGAACGAATTATGCGTATCGCCGCTGCAAGTCAAGGCTTTGTCTATGCTGTGACAGTTAATGGCATCACTGGAGCTCGCTCAAGCTTTGCAGATGATTTAGGTGGCCATTTTGCTCGCTTACGTGAAGCAAGTGAAATTCCAGTGCTAGCAGGCTTCGGTATTTCAACACCTGAGCAGGTGGTTAGTATGGGGGCACTGGGTGATGGTGTTATCGTTGGTAGTGCGATTGTGACGGCGCTTCATGAAAATAATTGGCATAAGATTGAATCATTGGTGCTCGCTTCTAAAGGCGTGCTAGAGAAGTCTACTCTTTAA
- the recJ gene encoding single-stranded-DNA-specific exonuclease RecJ — protein sequence MLNVLLDLGADVSFKIPNRFIHGYGPHEDLFREAYDEGVQLIITVDNGISGIEPVRIAKELGMDVIVTDHHEPGDELPPADIILHPRIPKGHYPFGELAGVGVAFKLAHALYGELPTHLMELVAVGTVADLVPLVDENRYLVKRGIEEMRRSLSPWVLAMCEVASTEQAKINEETIGFYFGPRLNAVGRLGEAAPGVELLMAEDHAKATALAKQLNACNSERKDIVKSITDQAIALIESDEKIRNSLVLVVAGEGWNAGVVGIVASRLVELYYRPTIVLSLDNERGTAKGSARSIEGFHLYNELAKNRDILPHFGGHPMAAGMTLSIEHVDELRLRLDAQAKACLSEEQLTPVLAIDIPLKLDEISADAIEEISTLGPFGTDFPKPVYVLEDVEIASMRKIGAAENHIKMELTDGYEKLDSVGFNKGHLHEELTYGIKVSFTGDLQINEWQGRKKAQFMIEDVQTTEWQLFDIRGIRQTARWLNTVPKEEATFIAFRRETLTYYQSLIGEPILAVDSSLSNVGQTNYVVLLDLPQNVQLLENVLQITAPSRIYAHFYMPDSQYFNGLPTREQFAWYYKFLKNRPAFPLNMHLADLAKHTGWPLDSLKFMTQVFFELGFVKMESGLTTVNVNAIKQELTEAPSYKQRSEQIEMEQKLVYAPYIELKQWFDERLH from the coding sequence ATGTTAAATGTGCTACTTGATCTTGGAGCTGATGTATCGTTTAAAATACCGAATCGTTTTATTCACGGCTATGGACCACATGAGGATCTATTTCGTGAAGCATATGACGAGGGTGTTCAGCTAATTATTACAGTAGATAATGGTATTTCAGGCATTGAACCAGTTCGTATCGCGAAGGAGCTTGGCATGGATGTTATTGTAACTGACCATCATGAACCAGGCGATGAATTACCACCAGCGGATATTATTTTACATCCTCGCATACCAAAAGGGCATTATCCATTTGGCGAACTTGCAGGTGTGGGTGTAGCTTTTAAGTTGGCGCATGCTTTATATGGTGAGTTACCTACACATCTAATGGAATTGGTAGCTGTCGGAACTGTAGCAGATTTAGTGCCATTAGTGGATGAAAATCGATATCTTGTAAAACGCGGAATAGAAGAAATGCGCCGTTCTCTTAGCCCTTGGGTGCTGGCAATGTGTGAAGTAGCAAGTACCGAGCAAGCTAAGATTAACGAAGAAACAATCGGCTTTTATTTTGGTCCTCGCTTAAATGCAGTTGGTCGCCTTGGAGAAGCGGCTCCAGGTGTAGAGCTATTAATGGCTGAGGATCATGCAAAGGCAACAGCATTGGCAAAACAGCTCAACGCATGTAATAGTGAGCGCAAAGATATTGTTAAAAGCATAACAGATCAGGCAATCGCTCTTATTGAATCAGATGAAAAAATTCGGAATTCACTTGTTTTAGTTGTTGCGGGAGAGGGCTGGAATGCAGGTGTCGTGGGAATAGTTGCATCTCGGCTTGTTGAACTTTATTACCGTCCAACAATTGTACTTTCATTAGACAATGAAAGAGGGACAGCAAAAGGTTCTGCCCGTAGTATCGAAGGGTTCCATTTGTACAATGAACTAGCCAAAAATAGAGATATACTGCCTCATTTTGGTGGACATCCTATGGCAGCCGGCATGACATTATCTATCGAGCATGTTGACGAATTACGATTACGCCTAGATGCTCAAGCAAAAGCGTGTTTATCAGAGGAGCAACTAACACCTGTATTGGCTATCGATATTCCTTTAAAGCTAGATGAAATTTCTGCAGATGCTATCGAGGAGATTTCAACGCTCGGTCCATTTGGTACAGATTTTCCGAAGCCAGTTTATGTATTAGAGGATGTGGAAATAGCCTCTATGCGTAAAATAGGTGCAGCTGAAAATCATATTAAAATGGAGTTGACAGATGGCTATGAAAAATTAGATAGTGTTGGCTTTAATAAAGGTCATCTACATGAAGAGTTAACATATGGCATAAAAGTATCTTTTACAGGGGATTTACAAATTAATGAGTGGCAGGGACGTAAAAAGGCACAATTTATGATTGAAGATGTTCAAACAACAGAGTGGCAATTATTTGATATTCGGGGTATCCGTCAAACGGCTCGCTGGTTAAATACAGTTCCGAAAGAAGAAGCAACATTTATTGCCTTCCGTCGAGAGACATTGACTTACTACCAATCTCTTATTGGTGAGCCTATTCTAGCAGTAGATTCTTCACTTTCAAATGTGGGACAAACCAATTATGTTGTGCTTTTAGATTTACCACAAAATGTTCAACTGTTAGAAAATGTATTACAAATAACTGCTCCATCCCGTATTTATGCGCATTTTTATATGCCTGATTCACAATATTTTAATGGTTTGCCGACGCGCGAGCAATTTGCTTGGTACTATAAATTTTTGAAAAACCGCCCTGCTTTTCCACTTAATATGCATTTAGCAGATTTAGCAAAGCATACAGGTTGGCCATTAGATTCATTAAAATTTATGACACAGGTGTTTTTTGAGCTTGGTTTTGTTAAAATGGAGAGTGGACTGACGACTGTCAACGTGAATGCCATAAAACAGGAGCTTACGGAGGCACCGTCTTACAAACAACGTTCAGAACAGATTGAAATGGAGCAAAAGCTTGTCTATGCCCCTTATATAGAATTAAAACAATGGTTTGATGAACGATTACATTAA
- the trpB gene encoding tryptophan synthase subunit beta gives MVNSIANSVPTKEGRYGKFGGQFVPETLMTALQELELAYDEAMSDQEFTDELAYYLQQYVGRETPLYYAENLTQELGGAKIYLKREDLNHTGAHKINNAIGQALLAKRMGKKKIVAETGAGQHGVATATACALLNLECVVFMGAEDIKRQQLNVFRMELLGTKVESVETGSKTLKDAVNAALRYWVTNVEDTHYILGSALGPHPFPKIVRDFQRVIGVETRQQIIEKEGRLPDAVVACIGGGSNAIGMFHPFIDDEAVALYGVEAAGSGIETGKHAAAIAGGQLGVLHGAYMYLLQDDNGFVQEAHSISAGLDYPGKGPEHCYLHDIGRAHFDSITDSEALEGLQLLSRTEGILPALESSHAIAYTAKLAKTMSTDDIIVVCLSGRGDKDVHTVRKALGGDVS, from the coding sequence ATGGTAAATTCAATTGCAAATAGCGTACCGACAAAGGAAGGACGTTACGGAAAATTTGGAGGGCAATTTGTTCCAGAAACATTAATGACAGCCTTGCAGGAATTAGAGTTAGCCTATGATGAGGCAATGAGCGATCAGGAATTTACGGATGAACTAGCCTATTATTTACAACAATATGTTGGGCGCGAGACACCATTGTACTACGCAGAAAACTTAACACAGGAGCTAGGTGGTGCGAAAATATACTTAAAGCGAGAGGATTTAAATCATACTGGCGCTCATAAAATTAATAATGCCATAGGTCAGGCATTGCTGGCTAAACGAATGGGCAAAAAGAAAATTGTAGCGGAAACAGGAGCCGGGCAGCATGGCGTAGCAACGGCAACAGCATGTGCTCTTTTAAACCTTGAATGTGTTGTCTTTATGGGTGCTGAGGATATCAAACGTCAACAGCTAAATGTATTTCGTATGGAGCTGCTAGGTACAAAAGTGGAGTCTGTAGAAACAGGTTCTAAAACATTGAAAGATGCTGTGAATGCTGCACTTCGCTATTGGGTGACAAATGTTGAGGATACACATTATATTTTAGGCTCAGCTTTAGGACCACATCCATTCCCCAAAATCGTTAGAGACTTCCAGCGTGTTATTGGTGTTGAAACGAGACAGCAAATTATAGAAAAGGAAGGACGTTTACCAGATGCAGTTGTTGCCTGTATCGGTGGTGGTAGTAATGCAATTGGGATGTTTCATCCCTTTATCGATGACGAAGCCGTAGCATTATATGGTGTAGAGGCTGCTGGAAGTGGTATAGAAACAGGAAAACATGCAGCAGCTATTGCTGGAGGACAGCTAGGGGTATTGCACGGAGCATATATGTATTTATTACAGGATGATAATGGCTTTGTACAGGAGGCTCACTCGATATCTGCTGGGCTAGACTACCCAGGAAAGGGTCCAGAGCATTGCTATTTACATGATATTGGTCGCGCACATTTTGATTCGATTACAGATAGTGAGGCACTAGAAGGCTTACAGTTATTAAGTCGTACGGAAGGTATACTTCCTGCGTTAGAGAGCTCTCATGCTATTGCTTATACAGCAAAGCTAGCAAAAACGATGTCTACAGATGACATCATTGTTGTATGTTTATCAGGCCGAGGCGATAAAGATGTTCATACAGTCCGTAAAGCATTAGGAGGGGATGTATCATGA
- a CDS encoding transposase, which produces MIEITILKDVYRMTKKITQEYRDYVVKLVVEENRKVTELSYELGLGESSIHRWVKKYRDGKKQENGDVKYITPSELKKLEATYEKKLRDLEEENAILKKAMHIFAKNPQ; this is translated from the coding sequence ATGATAGAAATAACTATTTTAAAGGACGTGTACCGAATGACTAAAAAAATAACCCAAGAATATCGTGATTATGTTGTGAAATTAGTAGTAGAAGAAAATCGAAAAGTAACAGAATTATCGTATGAATTAGGGCTTGGGGAATCTTCTATTCATCGCTGGGTAAAAAAGTATCGTGATGGAAAAAAGCAAGAAAATGGCGACGTAAAATATATAACCCCTTCGGAGCTAAAGAAGTTAGAAGCAACTTATGAAAAGAAACTTCGTGACTTAGAAGAGGAGAATGCCATTCTAAAAAAGGCGATGCACATCTTTGCCAAAAACCCGCAGTAG
- a CDS encoding MFS transporter: MKRIHYSWFILIIAFFSIIVAGITMSSSGVFINSFEKEFNWDRSLIALAFAVSLFLYGFSGPFMAALLEVAGLKKMMLGAMATLITGLILTLFMSQSWQLIIIWGGIIGLGASLFLTVLSPYVANHWFVKRRGLAVGILTASTATGQLILLPVLAIIIEQFSWRHAIGLILLLSTLMFIIILLFIKNKPQDIGMLPYGQEEELELPEEHHKKNPITIAFSGLFEAIKIKEFWLLAGSFFICGLSTSGLVGTHFVSYCISFGVPLVTAASFLSFMGIFNLVGTTLSGWLSDRFDNRWLLFWYYLLRGMSLLLLPYALAQGSLPLLAIFTIFYGLDWIATVPPTISIARQTFGTNKSGVIYGWIFASHQAGAALAAYGGGLIYKFFNSYTWAFFLAGVFCALASLFVIMVKKQPQRQAHTE; the protein is encoded by the coding sequence ATGAAGCGTATTCATTATAGTTGGTTTATTCTCATTATCGCATTTTTTTCAATTATTGTAGCTGGTATTACTATGTCGTCTTCAGGAGTTTTTATAAATTCATTTGAAAAGGAATTTAATTGGGATAGATCCTTAATTGCTCTAGCGTTTGCAGTTAGTTTATTTTTATATGGGTTTTCTGGACCATTTATGGCAGCATTACTTGAAGTAGCTGGTTTGAAAAAGATGATGCTAGGGGCAATGGCGACCCTCATAACAGGGCTGATACTTACACTTTTTATGAGTCAATCATGGCAATTAATCATTATTTGGGGAGGAATCATTGGTTTAGGGGCTAGCCTCTTTTTAACAGTACTAAGTCCATATGTCGCTAATCATTGGTTTGTAAAAAGAAGAGGGCTAGCAGTGGGGATTCTAACAGCAAGTACAGCAACAGGGCAATTAATTTTACTGCCTGTACTGGCTATTATCATTGAGCAGTTTTCTTGGCGACATGCGATTGGCTTAATTCTTCTACTTAGTACGCTCATGTTTATCATCATTTTGCTATTCATAAAAAACAAACCACAAGATATTGGGATGTTACCTTATGGACAGGAAGAAGAGCTAGAATTACCCGAGGAGCATCATAAAAAAAATCCAATTACTATAGCTTTTAGTGGGCTATTTGAGGCCATAAAGATTAAAGAATTTTGGCTATTAGCGGGAAGCTTCTTTATTTGTGGTCTGTCAACAAGCGGATTAGTCGGAACTCATTTTGTATCTTATTGTATTAGCTTTGGTGTACCGCTAGTAACTGCCGCATCGTTTCTTTCTTTTATGGGCATATTTAATCTCGTTGGTACTACTTTGTCAGGGTGGCTATCGGATCGTTTTGATAATCGATGGTTATTGTTTTGGTACTATCTTTTAAGAGGAATGTCCTTGCTATTGCTTCCTTACGCATTAGCACAAGGTTCACTTCCCTTACTAGCGATTTTTACAATTTTTTACGGATTAGATTGGATTGCCACTGTACCTCCTACCATTAGTATTGCTAGACAAACTTTTGGGACGAATAAAAGTGGTGTTATTTATGGATGGATTTTTGCATCACACCAGGCAGGTGCTGCTCTAGCTGCTTATGGTGGAGGGCTTATTTATAAATTTTTCAATTCTTATACATGGGCTTTTTTCCTGGCAGGTGTTTTCTGTGCGTTAGCAAGCTTATTTGTTATTATGGTAAAAAAACAGCCACAAAGGCAAGCTCATACTGAATAA